The proteins below are encoded in one region of Helianthus annuus cultivar XRQ/B chromosome 2, HanXRQr2.0-SUNRISE, whole genome shotgun sequence:
- the LOC110927246 gene encoding F-box/kelch-repeat protein At3g23880: MAELGYGDLVELILVRLDVKDLIRFKRVCKSWHSLITSPRFFLKIKLVHAYVVEQILVRSDVKDLIRFKRVCKSWHSLITSPRFVNQHLNLSRNKDRCNNELVHRRITCDHLVGSSNGLVCMTPENYSKVIVVNPLTKEARQLSSLPSRLQACWGFGYDAFSDDYKVIAGAKKGYYKTCLQVLSLKSNVWRSIGEVKYRFYTKIGILCNGALHWLAVD; the protein is encoded by the coding sequence ATGGCAGAGCTTGGTTATGGCGATTTGGTTGAGCTGATACTCGTAAGATTGGACGTGAAGGATCTGATCCGTTTCAAGCGGGTGTGTAAGTCATGGCATTCTTTAATCACAAGTCCTCGTTTCTTTTTGAAAATAAAGCTCGTTCATGCTTATGTGGTTGAGCAGATACTCGTAAGATCAGATGTGAAGGATCTGATACGTTTCAAGAGAGTGTGTAAGTCATGGCATTCTTTAATCACAAGTCCTCGTTTCGTTAACCAGCATCTGAACCTTAGTCGCAACAAAGATCGCTGCAACAATGAACTTGTCCATAGAAGAATTACTTGTGATCATCTTGTTGGTTCTTCCAATGGCTTAGTTTGTATGACTCCTGAAAATTATTCCAAAGTTATAGTAGTCAATCCGTTGACCAAAGAGGCAAGACAACTGAGTTCACTCCCCTCTCGTTTACAAGCATGTTGGGGTTTTGGTTATGACGCATTCAGTGACGACTACAAGGTTATCGCAGGGGCCAAGAAAGGCTATTATAAAACATGTCTTCAAGTGCtgagtttgaaatcaaatgttTGGAGATCAATTGGAGAAGTGAAGTATAGATTTTATACTAAGATTGGTATCTTATGCAATGGTGCACTTCACTGGCTTGCAGTtgattag